A genomic segment from Bosea sp. OAE506 encodes:
- a CDS encoding phosphotransferase family protein, translating into MPAPAPAPLEFDAARLDAYLRATLPARAAGAMTLERISGGQSNPTFFLSYPDAGTRLVLRKKPPGPLLPSAHAVDREYRILKALAGSAVPVPPVLLFEADEGVVGTPFYLMERLEGRVFHDTALPGVTADDREAMYFAMAETLAALHGFDWQAAGLSDYGKPGNYYARQIARWGRQWQETKTQEIPAVDRVFGWLSEHLDETPETTIVHGDFRLGNLMFAPDRPEVIAVLDWELSTLGHPLSDVAFSCLPWHSTPAMYAGIVGLDREALGIPTQAAYLDRYCTAAGRAAGPGRFHLAFSLLRFAVILDGIAARAKAGNAAAENAVAVGEMAESFALRAEAVIDGRD; encoded by the coding sequence ATGCCTGCGCCCGCCCCCGCTCCGCTGGAATTCGACGCCGCCCGTCTTGATGCCTATCTGCGCGCGACCCTGCCCGCCCGGGCCGCGGGGGCGATGACGCTGGAGCGGATCAGCGGCGGCCAGTCCAACCCGACCTTCTTCCTGTCCTATCCGGACGCCGGCACGCGGCTCGTGCTGCGCAAGAAACCGCCCGGGCCGCTGCTGCCCTCGGCGCATGCGGTGGATCGCGAATACCGCATCCTCAAGGCGCTGGCGGGCTCGGCCGTGCCGGTGCCACCCGTATTGCTGTTCGAGGCGGACGAGGGCGTGGTGGGCACGCCGTTCTACCTGATGGAGCGGCTGGAGGGCCGCGTCTTCCACGACACCGCCCTGCCCGGCGTGACGGCTGACGACCGCGAGGCGATGTATTTCGCCATGGCCGAGACGCTGGCCGCGCTGCACGGCTTCGACTGGCAGGCGGCGGGGCTGTCTGACTACGGCAAGCCCGGCAACTACTACGCACGCCAGATCGCCCGCTGGGGCCGGCAATGGCAGGAGACGAAGACGCAGGAGATCCCGGCGGTGGACAGGGTCTTCGGCTGGCTGTCGGAACATCTCGACGAGACGCCCGAGACCACGATCGTCCATGGCGATTTCCGGCTCGGCAACCTGATGTTCGCGCCCGACCGGCCCGAGGTGATCGCCGTGCTCGACTGGGAGCTGTCGACGCTGGGGCACCCGCTCTCGGACGTCGCCTTCTCCTGCCTGCCCTGGCATTCGACGCCCGCCATGTATGCCGGCATCGTCGGGCTCGATCGCGAGGCGCTGGGCATTCCGACTCAAGCCGCCTATCTCGACCGCTACTGCACCGCCGCCGGCCGCGCCGCGGGGCCGGGCCGCTTCCACCTCGCCTTCTCGCTGCTTCGCTTTGCGGTGATCCTCGACGGCATCGCGGCGCGGGCGAAGGCCGGCAACGCTGCCGCCGAGAATGCGGTGGCGGTCGGCGAGATGGCGGAGAGTTTCGCGCTGCGCGCAGAGGCCGTGATCGACGGCCGCGACTGA
- a CDS encoding MarR family transcriptional regulator, whose protein sequence is MAEITKTTDRLPASLERFVLQWGDLGGQWGVNRSISQIHALLYLAERPLTAEDVCESLGMARSNVSNSIKELLAWNLIRRVPLRQDRREHFEAETNVWEIAARIAAGRKAREIDPALAALRACVAEAEKDGKVSPVARQRLKDMLDFTTAVDRWYGQMLSIPQGKRDMLMRLGAKIASYLPGGKT, encoded by the coding sequence ATGGCAGAAATTACGAAAACAACTGACAGACTCCCGGCATCTCTGGAACGCTTTGTCCTGCAATGGGGTGACCTCGGCGGACAATGGGGCGTCAACCGTTCGATCAGCCAGATCCATGCGTTGCTCTATCTGGCCGAGCGGCCTCTGACGGCCGAGGACGTCTGCGAGAGCCTCGGCATGGCGCGCTCGAACGTCTCCAACTCGATCAAGGAATTGCTGGCCTGGAACCTGATCCGGCGCGTGCCGTTGCGGCAGGATCGGCGTGAGCATTTCGAAGCCGAGACCAATGTATGGGAGATCGCCGCGCGGATCGCCGCCGGGCGCAAGGCGCGCGAGATCGATCCGGCACTGGCGGCGCTGAGAGCCTGTGTCGCCGAGGCCGAAAAGGACGGGAAGGTCAGCCCCGTGGCCCGCCAACGACTCAAGGACATGCTGGATTTCACCACGGCGGTCGATCGCTGGTACGGCCAGATGCTCTCGATCCCGCAGGGCAAGCGCGACATGCTGATGAGGCTCGGAGCGAAGATCGCTTCTTACCTCCCCGGTGGAAAGACCTGA
- a CDS encoding metallophosphoesterase family protein: protein MRIAVLTDLHANREATEAVLAEVARLAPDRIVLLGDIVGYGPDPAFAVETTERLVADGALCVLGNHDEATVQGPGGMTPHAHDAIVWTRAQLSPAHLAFLSRLPLTAELPGMLLVHASAAAPGKWPYLRLEKAAGECLAATSAPLVLCGHTHVPAIYYALPGREPVRFTPLAQVAAPLSAIRRHVVVVGAVGQPRDGNPAACFALLDTERREVTMVRVPYDTQETARKIAAAGLPDWLGLRLQVGR, encoded by the coding sequence ATGCGCATCGCCGTCCTCACGGATTTGCACGCCAATCGCGAGGCGACCGAGGCGGTCCTCGCCGAGGTCGCGCGGCTGGCGCCCGACCGCATCGTGCTGCTCGGCGACATCGTGGGCTATGGCCCTGACCCCGCCTTCGCAGTCGAGACGACGGAACGGCTGGTCGCGGACGGGGCGCTCTGCGTCCTGGGCAATCATGACGAGGCCACGGTCCAGGGCCCGGGCGGGATGACACCGCATGCCCATGACGCGATCGTCTGGACACGCGCGCAGCTCTCGCCCGCCCATCTCGCCTTTCTGTCGCGCCTGCCGCTGACGGCAGAGCTGCCGGGGATGCTGCTGGTCCATGCCAGCGCCGCGGCGCCGGGCAAATGGCCCTATCTGCGCCTTGAGAAGGCGGCGGGCGAGTGCCTGGCGGCGACGTCGGCGCCGCTGGTGCTCTGCGGCCATACGCATGTGCCGGCGATCTATTACGCGCTGCCGGGGCGCGAGCCGGTGCGTTTCACGCCGCTGGCCCAGGTGGCGGCGCCGCTCTCGGCGATCCGCCGCCATGTCGTGGTCGTCGGCGCCGTCGGCCAGCCGCGCGATGGCAATCCGGCCGCCTGCTTTGCGCTTCTCGATACCGAGCGGCGCGAGGTGACGATGGTCCGCGTGCCCTATGACACGCAGGAGACCGCCCGCAAGATCGCCGCGGCCGGGCTGCCGGACTGGCTCGGCCTGCGGCTGCAGGTCGGCCGTTAG
- a CDS encoding methyl-accepting chemotaxis protein → MTQDTPSPAEPAAITRAGIEKLLAVSGVDARSIAVARSLLPVVSARARAATSDYCDHLERSVADMRPHVERHRQPIVEAEQRHLEMLFQGEFGDDYAADLNRAATSDYGDAMGIRTRLGTALRLIEPLFAEIARRRRFSSKAAIADAAALTRLLLCDALAATSCHQRASRIGLTRRENALHLAASSFQTQIGQLSESLRVAASTLRDYAATSLYRSGQADREATVAEDAARACTDRIDRAVAATNMLVSALDHVSSETQQSSTITAAAVADTREVSDSMAMLTEATGRIGSIVTLIEQIATKTNLLALNATIEAARAGAAGRGFAVVAGEVKSLAHQTASATGEIATQIAQVQAATDICVRHVDSISLTIGRLEQSASSIAQTVQQQSSATTDMAADTQEAATRTREGLGSAQAARLSIGDVAKMSIELDSAAVQVEASAGMISDLVAHFLASLRPAA, encoded by the coding sequence TTGACCCAGGATACACCCTCTCCCGCAGAACCCGCTGCGATCACGCGCGCCGGCATCGAGAAGCTGCTGGCCGTCTCCGGCGTGGACGCGCGCTCGATCGCCGTGGCGCGGTCTCTGCTGCCGGTGGTGAGCGCGCGGGCGCGCGCGGCGACGAGCGACTATTGCGACCATCTCGAACGCTCGGTCGCGGATATGAGGCCGCATGTCGAGCGGCATCGCCAGCCGATCGTCGAGGCCGAGCAGCGCCATCTCGAGATGCTGTTCCAGGGCGAGTTCGGCGACGACTACGCTGCCGATCTCAACCGCGCCGCGACCAGCGACTATGGCGACGCCATGGGCATCCGCACGCGGCTCGGCACGGCGCTGCGGCTGATCGAGCCGCTCTTCGCGGAAATTGCGCGGCGGCGGCGCTTCAGCAGCAAGGCCGCCATCGCCGATGCCGCGGCGCTGACCCGGCTCCTGCTCTGCGACGCGCTGGCCGCGACCTCCTGCCACCAGCGGGCGAGCCGGATCGGGCTGACGCGGCGGGAGAACGCGCTGCATCTGGCCGCGTCCTCCTTCCAGACCCAGATCGGCCAGCTCTCGGAGAGCCTGCGGGTCGCCGCGAGCACGCTGCGCGACTATGCAGCGACCAGCCTCTATCGCAGCGGCCAGGCCGACCGCGAGGCGACGGTGGCGGAGGATGCCGCGCGCGCCTGCACCGACAGGATCGACCGCGCCGTCGCCGCCACGAACATGCTGGTCAGCGCGCTCGACCATGTCAGCAGCGAGACCCAGCAGAGCTCCACCATCACCGCAGCCGCCGTCGCCGATACGCGCGAGGTCTCGGATTCGATGGCGATGCTGACGGAGGCGACCGGGCGCATCGGCTCGATCGTCACGCTGATCGAGCAGATCGCGACCAAGACGAACCTGCTCGCCCTCAACGCCACGATCGAGGCGGCGCGGGCGGGCGCGGCCGGGCGCGGCTTCGCCGTCGTCGCCGGCGAGGTGAAATCGCTCGCCCACCAGACCGCGAGCGCAACCGGCGAGATCGCGACCCAGATCGCCCAGGTGCAGGCCGCAACGGATATCTGCGTCCGGCATGTCGATTCGATCAGCCTGACGATCGGGCGGCTCGAACAATCGGCGTCCTCGATCGCGCAGACAGTCCAGCAGCAGTCGAGCGCCACCACCGACATGGCCGCCGACACGCAGGAGGCCGCGACCCGCACCCGCGAGGGCCTGGGCTCGGCCCAGGCGGCACGGCTCTCGATCGGCGATGTCGCCAAGATGTCGATCGAGCTCGACAGCGCCGCCGTGCAGGTCGAGGCCTCGGCCGGGATGATCAGCGACCTCGTGGCGCATTTCCTCGCGAGCCTGCGGCCGGCCGCCTGA
- a CDS encoding bifunctional serine/threonine-protein kinase/universal stress protein, producing the protein METPRIGSVIDGFTLTERLPSGGMATLWRVSHPDHDLPLVMKIPILDPGADVSTIVGYETEVMVRRRLSGPHVPRVVGAGDLAALPYIAMQFVAGERLAETMRTAPLPIAEVVRIGSAIAIALADLHRQKVVHLDLKPENVMMTPNGAVLLDFGLSRHAELPDLLGEESSAPMGTAAYMAPEQVLGDRSDPASDIFALGCLLYQTATGEEPFGRPATLPGMKRRLYHAPRPPRALRPDMPAWLEEIVLRCLEVDRSRRYADAAKVAFDLRHPDQVVVARHRKPSAPPSLGQRLLARFQKREESEVLGPPTRERHEAGPSIVLAAVDLSGAHDALAQAILAETRRLLDAREDSWLACLSILRTELLRDSQGVDAQGRSAYIGRLVALKDWARPLHLREDRVSYHVIEAVSAADAILGYAEHNDIDHIVLGARSSSAVRRHLGSVSTKVVAEARCSASVVRIKGGATS; encoded by the coding sequence ATGGAGACGCCAAGGATCGGCTCGGTCATCGACGGCTTCACCCTGACGGAGCGGCTTCCGTCTGGCGGCATGGCGACGCTCTGGCGGGTGAGCCATCCCGACCACGACCTGCCGCTGGTGATGAAGATCCCGATCCTCGACCCCGGCGCCGATGTCTCGACCATCGTCGGTTACGAAACCGAGGTGATGGTCCGCAGGCGGCTGTCCGGGCCGCATGTGCCCCGCGTCGTCGGCGCCGGCGATCTCGCCGCTCTCCCCTATATCGCGATGCAATTCGTCGCGGGGGAACGGCTGGCGGAGACGATGCGCACGGCGCCGCTGCCGATCGCCGAGGTGGTGCGCATCGGCAGCGCGATCGCCATCGCGCTCGCCGATCTGCACCGGCAGAAGGTGGTGCATCTCGATCTCAAGCCCGAGAATGTGATGATGACGCCGAATGGCGCCGTGCTGCTCGATTTCGGCCTGTCGCGCCATGCCGAGCTGCCGGATCTGCTCGGCGAGGAGAGCTCCGCCCCGATGGGGACGGCGGCCTATATGGCGCCGGAGCAGGTGCTGGGCGACCGCTCCGACCCGGCGAGCGATATCTTCGCGCTGGGCTGCCTGCTCTACCAGACAGCCACCGGCGAGGAGCCCTTCGGCCGGCCCGCGACGCTGCCCGGCATGAAGCGGCGGCTCTATCACGCGCCACGCCCGCCACGCGCGCTGCGGCCGGACATGCCGGCCTGGCTCGAGGAGATCGTGCTGCGCTGCCTCGAGGTCGATCGCAGCCGCCGCTATGCGGATGCCGCCAAGGTTGCCTTCGACCTGCGCCATCCCGACCAAGTCGTGGTCGCCCGCCATCGCAAGCCGTCAGCCCCGCCCAGCCTGGGGCAGCGCCTGCTGGCACGCTTCCAGAAGCGCGAGGAGAGCGAGGTGCTGGGGCCGCCGACGCGCGAGCGCCACGAGGCCGGCCCCTCAATCGTGCTGGCGGCGGTCGATCTCTCGGGCGCCCATGACGCGCTGGCGCAGGCGATCCTGGCGGAGACGCGCCGCCTGTTGGACGCGCGGGAGGATTCCTGGCTCGCCTGCCTGAGCATCCTGCGCACCGAGCTTTTGCGCGACAGTCAGGGCGTCGATGCGCAGGGCCGCTCGGCCTATATCGGGCGTCTCGTGGCGCTGAAGGACTGGGCCCGGCCGCTGCATCTGCGCGAGGACCGGGTGAGCTACCATGTCATCGAGGCGGTCAGCGCCGCCGACGCGATCCTCGGCTATGCCGAGCACAACGACATCGACCATATCGTGCTCGGGGCCCGCAGCTCTTCGGCGGTGCGGCGCCATCTCGGCAGCGTCTCGACCAAGGTGGTGGCCGAGGCGCGCTGCTCGGCCTCGGTGGTCAGGATCAAGGGCGGCGCGACATCGTGA
- a CDS encoding acyl-CoA dehydrogenase family protein, translated as MDFAYSARVEELRTRLQAFMDAHVQPADARWREEVEAGRYPMALIDGLKARAKAEGLWNLFLPALKPDEPGTRLSNLEYAPLAEIMGRIYWSSEVFNCNAPDTGNMEILHLFATPEQRARWLVPLMNGEIRSCVGITEPGVASSDPTNLQTTIIRDGDDYIVTGRKWWTTGALHPNVKFCIVMGLSDLAEDADPHKRHSMIIVPMDAAGVSVMRNLPLLNHHSPEGHTETDFDAVRVPAANLLGEEGAGFALAQARLGPGRIHHCMRSIGQCEVALELMVERALQRKAFGRTLSDYANVQDWIAEGRMEIDQARLLCLRAAWMMDTHGNKAARTEVSAIKVVATRLQTKIADRAMQVFGAAGLSNDTPLAFIYSWGRALRFIDGPDEVHLRTVARAEVKKHQQSNRSTFAEQGVKRPYRKPTP; from the coding sequence ATGGACTTCGCCTATTCCGCCCGGGTCGAGGAGCTGCGCACGCGGCTGCAGGCGTTCATGGACGCCCATGTCCAGCCCGCCGATGCGCGCTGGCGCGAGGAGGTCGAGGCTGGGCGCTATCCGATGGCGCTGATCGACGGGCTGAAGGCGCGGGCCAAGGCGGAAGGCCTGTGGAACCTGTTCCTGCCGGCGCTGAAGCCGGACGAGCCGGGCACGCGGCTCTCCAATCTCGAATATGCGCCGCTCGCGGAGATCATGGGGCGGATCTACTGGTCGTCGGAGGTGTTCAACTGCAACGCCCCCGACACCGGCAACATGGAAATCCTGCATCTGTTCGCGACGCCGGAGCAGCGGGCGCGCTGGCTGGTTCCCCTCATGAACGGCGAGATTCGCTCCTGCGTCGGCATCACCGAGCCCGGCGTCGCCTCCTCCGACCCGACGAACCTGCAGACCACGATCATCCGCGACGGCGACGACTACATCGTCACCGGCCGCAAATGGTGGACGACCGGGGCGCTGCATCCCAACGTCAAGTTCTGCATCGTGATGGGGCTGTCGGACCTCGCCGAGGATGCCGACCCGCATAAGCGCCACTCGATGATCATCGTGCCGATGGATGCAGCCGGCGTCAGCGTGATGCGCAACCTGCCGCTGCTCAACCACCATTCGCCGGAGGGACATACCGAGACCGATTTCGATGCCGTGCGCGTGCCGGCCGCCAACCTGCTGGGCGAGGAAGGCGCGGGCTTCGCGCTGGCGCAGGCGCGGCTCGGGCCCGGGCGCATCCACCACTGCATGCGCTCGATCGGGCAGTGCGAGGTGGCGCTCGAGCTGATGGTCGAGCGGGCTTTGCAGCGCAAGGCCTTCGGCCGCACCCTCTCCGACTACGCCAATGTGCAGGACTGGATCGCCGAGGGGCGCATGGAGATCGACCAGGCAAGGTTGCTCTGCCTGCGCGCGGCCTGGATGATGGACACCCACGGCAACAAGGCCGCCCGCACCGAAGTCTCGGCGATCAAGGTGGTGGCGACGCGGCTACAGACGAAGATCGCCGACCGGGCGATGCAGGTCTTCGGCGCCGCGGGGCTCTCCAACGACACGCCACTCGCCTTCATCTACTCTTGGGGCCGGGCCCTGCGCTTCATTGACGGCCCCGACGAGGTGCACTTGCGCACCGTGGCCCGCGCCGAAGTCAAGAAGCACCAGCAGAGCAACCGAAGCACCTTCGCCGAGCAGGGGGTCAAGCGGCCCTACCGAAAGCCCACACCCTGA
- a CDS encoding thiol-disulfide oxidoreductase DCC family protein: MSGPAPIWLYDGVCVLCSGAVQYTLRHEREPAIRFVAIQSRKGRALAQAHGIDPDDPESFLFIEGGKALAKSDGVLALLRHLRGPARLLRIGSVLPRAMRDRLYDRVARNRYRLFGQKTACERPDPSQRHRFSLPDGT; encoded by the coding sequence ATGAGCGGGCCGGCTCCGATCTGGCTTTATGATGGCGTCTGCGTGCTGTGTTCCGGCGCCGTGCAGTACACGCTGCGCCATGAGCGCGAGCCTGCGATCCGCTTCGTCGCGATCCAGTCGCGCAAGGGCCGCGCGCTGGCGCAGGCCCATGGCATCGACCCGGACGATCCCGAGAGTTTCCTGTTCATCGAGGGCGGCAAGGCGCTGGCGAAGTCCGATGGCGTGCTGGCGCTGCTGCGCCATCTCCGTGGGCCGGCGCGGCTGCTGCGGATCGGCTCCGTACTGCCGCGCGCGATGCGGGACCGGCTCTACGACCGCGTCGCCCGCAACCGCTACCGCCTGTTCGGCCAGAAGACCGCCTGCGAGAGGCCCGATCCCTCCCAGCGTCATCGCTTCAGCCTGCCCGATGGGACATGA
- a CDS encoding DUF4166 domain-containing protein — protein sequence MSVQSRHQSESEPGHAAPGELVDLRFRTLLGAHQWSALPPDIRARFSKRLGGNAAVTYVGRIAAMQMSWAGRILSQALRLIGAPLPICPDSDVASIVTVTEDAATGGQIWTRLYAKRAGFPQVIHSAKRFSGPTGLEEYIGFGVTMALRPSVEDGALIFRSAGYALSFGGIRLTLPGWLAPGALTVGHRATGPGTFAFTLALSHRLFGQLLYQEGHYRDERS from the coding sequence ATGAGCGTGCAGTCACGCCACCAGAGCGAGTCCGAACCCGGACATGCGGCGCCCGGCGAACTCGTCGACCTCCGTTTTCGGACGCTGCTCGGCGCGCATCAGTGGAGCGCTCTTCCACCCGACATCCGCGCGCGGTTCTCGAAGCGGCTGGGTGGCAATGCCGCAGTGACCTATGTCGGACGCATCGCCGCAATGCAGATGAGCTGGGCCGGCCGAATCCTGTCGCAGGCCCTGCGCCTGATCGGCGCGCCGCTGCCGATCTGCCCCGACAGCGACGTTGCCAGCATCGTCACGGTGACCGAGGACGCGGCGACGGGCGGCCAGATCTGGACGCGGCTCTATGCGAAAAGGGCCGGCTTTCCGCAGGTGATCCATTCGGCCAAGCGCTTCTCGGGGCCGACCGGACTGGAGGAATACATCGGCTTCGGCGTGACCATGGCCCTGCGGCCCAGCGTCGAGGACGGCGCGCTGATCTTCCGTAGCGCCGGCTACGCCCTCAGTTTCGGTGGCATCAGACTGACACTGCCCGGCTGGCTCGCGCCGGGTGCTCTCACCGTCGGCCATCGCGCCACCGGGCCAGGAACCTTTGCCTTCACGCTCGCCCTTTCGCACCGTCTCTTCGGTCAGCTGCTCTACCAGGAGGGGCATTACCGGGACGAACGCTCATGA
- a CDS encoding SDR family oxidoreductase, with amino-acid sequence MTRRVLLIGGTGVFGRRLARHLAATPGLELLITSRDAGKARTLASAITPIPGTTISGLGFDHCREPSNEIARLAPWLVIDASGPFQGAGYEVPLAALSAGAHVVDLADARDYILGYGAALDGLARERGLVALAGASSTPALSTAAVAALTTGWQRIDTLDIAITPGGRSEVGEAVIAAILSYAGRLIPIWREGALQATDGWLDSRRIAIPGLGRRRVAAVETVDAQWLGPSLNVQSRVAFRAGLESPVEQWGIMSLAWLRRHGAIGRLDALIPALLAARRITRLPTSDRGGMLVTVTGLDAQGRFRRSCWSLLAEHGDGPHVPTLPAAAALQALLNGRLTPGARPAIGVLTLAEIEAESAPYAITTRREEAVHDQSIVRQALGEAAFAALPAPLTAFHAPEGPPVWHGRACIEAGSHPLARLLRWLIGLPSAAWDLPVTVTVDRVTGAQGEAEVWTRNFGGSRFSSRLSVDGRGRLEEAFGPMRFGLDVMTSADGLTLAVSGARCLGIPLPRLLLPRSEAREHTDDQGRFRFDIRLTLPFVGLLTHYRGWLVPAGGAVTQPELAEASPRPSSD; translated from the coding sequence ATGACACGGCGCGTCCTTCTGATCGGTGGAACCGGTGTGTTCGGCCGAAGGCTCGCGCGCCATCTTGCCGCGACCCCGGGTCTGGAGCTGCTGATCACCTCGCGTGACGCAGGCAAGGCCCGCACGCTGGCGAGCGCGATCACCCCCATTCCGGGGACGACGATCTCCGGGCTGGGCTTCGACCATTGCCGCGAGCCGTCCAACGAGATCGCAAGGCTGGCGCCCTGGCTGGTAATCGACGCCTCCGGGCCGTTTCAGGGCGCCGGATACGAGGTTCCGCTTGCAGCCCTGTCGGCGGGGGCGCATGTCGTCGATCTCGCGGATGCGCGCGACTACATCCTCGGTTATGGCGCCGCGCTGGACGGGCTGGCGCGAGAACGTGGTCTGGTAGCCCTTGCTGGCGCGAGTTCGACGCCGGCGCTGTCGACCGCCGCCGTGGCCGCCCTCACGACGGGCTGGCAGCGCATCGACACCCTCGACATCGCCATCACGCCGGGCGGGCGCAGCGAGGTCGGCGAGGCGGTCATCGCCGCGATCCTGTCCTATGCCGGCCGACTGATCCCGATCTGGCGCGAGGGCGCGCTTCAGGCCACGGATGGCTGGCTGGACAGCAGGCGCATCGCCATACCCGGTCTTGGCCGACGCCGCGTGGCGGCCGTGGAAACGGTTGACGCGCAATGGCTTGGACCGAGCCTGAACGTCCAATCCCGGGTAGCCTTCCGGGCCGGGCTCGAATCCCCGGTCGAGCAGTGGGGCATCATGAGCCTGGCATGGCTGCGCCGTCACGGGGCGATCGGCAGACTCGATGCGCTGATCCCTGCCCTGCTGGCGGCCCGACGCATCACGCGCCTGCCGACCTCGGATCGCGGTGGCATGCTGGTCACCGTCACGGGGCTCGATGCCCAGGGTCGGTTCCGGCGTTCGTGCTGGTCGCTGCTGGCCGAGCATGGCGACGGCCCGCATGTGCCGACGCTGCCGGCAGCCGCCGCACTTCAGGCCTTGCTCAACGGCCGACTGACACCCGGTGCCCGGCCCGCCATCGGGGTGCTGACACTGGCGGAGATCGAAGCCGAGTCGGCCCCCTATGCAATCACGACGCGCCGGGAGGAGGCGGTGCACGACCAGTCCATCGTCCGTCAGGCCCTCGGCGAGGCGGCGTTCGCGGCGCTCCCAGCCCCACTGACGGCATTCCACGCTCCAGAGGGGCCGCCGGTTTGGCACGGCCGTGCCTGCATCGAGGCCGGTTCGCATCCCCTCGCTCGATTGCTGCGATGGCTGATCGGCCTGCCGTCTGCGGCGTGGGACCTCCCTGTCACCGTGACCGTCGACCGCGTTACCGGTGCACAGGGCGAGGCGGAGGTCTGGACGCGGAATTTCGGCGGGTCACGCTTCAGCTCGCGCCTGTCGGTGGACGGTCGCGGCCGACTCGAGGAGGCGTTCGGGCCCATGCGGTTCGGGCTCGACGTTATGACAAGCGCGGACGGGCTCACGCTGGCCGTCTCGGGCGCCCGCTGCCTGGGCATCCCGCTTCCGCGCCTGCTGCTGCCCCGCTCGGAAGCGCGTGAGCATACCGACGACCAGGGCCGCTTCCGCTTCGACATCAGGCTGACGCTGCCTTTCGTCGGGCTGCTGACGCATTATCGGGGCTGGCTCGTGCCGGCCGGTGGTGCGGTTACTCAGCCGGAGCTGGCAGAGGCTTCCCCTCGTCCCTCGAGCGACTGA